Proteins encoded in a region of the Scrofimicrobium sp. R131 genome:
- a CDS encoding App1 family protein: MTLTSMALRTIEQLTTWNAQLLELANWHPTVVAYGGYGSQKRARVQGRVLMGTRSDQRNWLGEKRGWRQYFDAQVPGQPVLVRLGEAHTVAEADRGGYVDVVLERHGLTPGWHTAQIQVLHRHDLAAGRSPVRASRPVLAPVRIIGPDEQFGVITDVDDTIMVTMVPQRLQALRYVLLEHSSQRRAVPGMAPFLHELSQGAPVIYLSNGAWNVAPTLRRFLHRAGFPSGSLQLRPWGISRQGFPLGGFDNKVAQFKRVAEILPHLHWALVGDDGERDPRIYQHLAQTYPGTIRAIFLRTLKEHEHLAVHGTLRPIDPDLPETLGEVPTRRGRDGHELLAQLTPELRRKILSWPCED; encoded by the coding sequence GTGACCCTAACCTCAATGGCCCTGCGGACCATTGAGCAGTTAACCACCTGGAACGCCCAGCTGCTTGAGCTGGCCAACTGGCACCCAACCGTGGTCGCTTACGGGGGATACGGCAGTCAGAAGCGCGCCCGGGTCCAGGGTCGGGTCCTGATGGGCACCCGCTCCGACCAGCGCAACTGGCTCGGCGAAAAACGGGGTTGGCGGCAGTATTTTGACGCCCAGGTTCCCGGGCAGCCGGTGCTGGTTCGCCTGGGGGAGGCCCACACTGTGGCCGAGGCGGATCGCGGCGGGTACGTCGACGTGGTTCTGGAACGGCACGGGCTCACTCCCGGCTGGCACACCGCGCAGATCCAGGTGCTGCACCGCCACGACCTGGCCGCGGGTCGATCGCCTGTGCGCGCGAGTCGCCCGGTGCTGGCACCGGTGCGGATCATCGGTCCGGACGAACAGTTCGGCGTGATCACCGACGTCGACGACACCATTATGGTGACGATGGTGCCGCAGCGGTTGCAGGCACTGCGCTACGTGCTGCTGGAGCATTCCTCACAGCGCCGGGCCGTGCCCGGAATGGCGCCCTTCCTGCACGAGCTGTCGCAGGGCGCCCCGGTCATCTACCTGTCCAACGGGGCCTGGAACGTGGCTCCCACCCTGCGCCGGTTTCTGCACCGAGCCGGGTTCCCCTCGGGCTCGCTCCAGCTTCGACCGTGGGGGATCAGTCGGCAAGGCTTCCCACTCGGCGGCTTTGACAACAAGGTGGCCCAGTTCAAGCGAGTGGCCGAGATCCTGCCCCACCTGCACTGGGCACTGGTGGGTGACGACGGCGAACGCGACCCCCGGATCTACCAGCACCTGGCGCAAACCTACCCGGGAACGATCCGGGCGATCTTCCTGCGCACGCTGAAAGAGCACGAACACTTGGCGGTGCACGGAACGCTGCGCCCCATCGACCCCGATCTGCCCGAGACGCTGGGCGAAGTGCCCACCCGGCGCGGACGGGACGGCCACGAACTGCTCGCCCAACTGACCCCCGAGCTGCGACGAAAGATTCTAAGCTGGCCCTGTGAGGACTAG
- a CDS encoding magnesium transporter: MKIPFTRRKITVETRSPRSVPTSLQEVVQIGTPRAMALWLASTYNDERDTQLGQLNREQSLSLTDLLTPESAEELLESVSPHTAFAFLKFLPVQMAAGLLESLDSDEAARIVDLMNEDERQRILRAMENSHSALVRGLLAWPEDSAASRMRPDFLHVGPEATIQDAVDAARGDPDDLAEGVFVTTDGKAGQIVHGWLSPSALVLGRRAHPVTTQMTPVSRLEQWAIKPLDDQEKVSFRARERDADVIPVMDGKYLLGVISSDTVADILQEEATEDAERQGGSAPLDLPYLQASPILLWSKRVVWLLVLFAGAMYTGNVMQAFQDELEAVVALSFFVPLLIGTGGNVATQITTTLIRAMGMGEVHLRDLGRVIWKESRTGLLTAITMATAGAIRAWTLGVAGEVVLTVVLALAAIVLWSALIASILPLLLRRLGVDPAVVSGPMISTIVDGTGLLIYFTVAQTVISGL; this comes from the coding sequence ATGAAGATTCCGTTCACCCGCCGGAAAATCACGGTTGAAACCAGGTCTCCTCGCAGCGTGCCCACCTCGCTGCAAGAGGTAGTTCAGATCGGCACCCCCCGGGCCATGGCCCTGTGGCTGGCCTCTACCTATAACGACGAACGTGACACCCAGCTCGGCCAGTTGAACCGGGAGCAATCCCTATCGCTGACCGATCTGCTCACCCCGGAAAGCGCCGAGGAACTGCTTGAATCGGTGTCCCCGCACACCGCGTTTGCCTTCCTGAAGTTCCTGCCCGTGCAGATGGCGGCTGGGCTGTTGGAGTCCCTGGACTCCGACGAGGCCGCCCGGATTGTCGACCTGATGAACGAGGACGAACGCCAGCGGATTCTGCGGGCAATGGAGAACTCTCATTCGGCCCTGGTGCGGGGACTGCTGGCCTGGCCTGAAGACTCGGCGGCTTCGAGAATGCGCCCCGACTTCCTGCACGTCGGCCCGGAAGCCACCATTCAGGATGCGGTCGATGCCGCCCGCGGTGACCCGGACGACCTGGCCGAAGGCGTTTTCGTCACCACCGATGGCAAGGCCGGGCAGATCGTCCACGGGTGGCTCTCCCCAAGCGCGCTGGTCCTGGGCCGGCGGGCCCACCCGGTGACCACCCAGATGACGCCGGTCTCCCGCCTCGAACAGTGGGCAATCAAGCCGCTCGACGACCAGGAAAAGGTCAGCTTCCGTGCTCGCGAACGCGACGCGGACGTGATTCCCGTGATGGATGGCAAGTACCTGCTGGGCGTAATCTCCAGCGACACCGTCGCCGACATCTTGCAGGAAGAGGCCACCGAGGACGCTGAACGTCAGGGTGGTTCGGCTCCGCTGGATCTGCCCTACCTGCAGGCCAGCCCAATCCTGCTCTGGTCCAAGCGCGTGGTCTGGCTGCTGGTGCTGTTTGCCGGAGCCATGTACACCGGCAACGTGATGCAGGCCTTCCAGGATGAACTTGAGGCCGTGGTGGCGCTGTCATTCTTCGTGCCGCTGCTGATCGGCACCGGCGGCAACGTGGCCACCCAGATCACCACCACGCTGATTCGGGCGATGGGGATGGGCGAGGTGCACCTGCGCGACCTGGGCCGGGTCATCTGGAAGGAGTCGCGAACCGGTTTGCTGACGGCCATCACGATGGCCACGGCGGGGGCCATTCGCGCCTGGACTCTGGGCGTGGCGGGCGAGGTGGTGCTCACCGTGGTCCTGGCGCTGGCGGCCATCGTCCTCTGGTCGGCGCTGATCGCCTCCATCCTGCCGCTGCTGCTGCGTCGCCTGGGGGTGGACCCGGCGGTCGTGTCCGGTCCGATGATCTCTACGATTGTGGACGGGACCGGTCTGCTGATCTACTTCACGGTGGCGCAGACGGTCATTTCCGGGCTCTAG
- a CDS encoding GNAT family N-acetyltransferase — translation MDIRAAQSSDLPRVAELLGQVFAADPVLLEYVGYPTDPERVLTELFALQLDTFYLPTGEVDLAWSGDELLGAALWAAPGTSENITRQLPTLARLLGRHLPRALRLQRSWSEATPRFPHWYLYTLAVSPQARGRGVGTALLDHGIDRAEEMPIYLEATSERAAALYTRLGFVRLGTVPAPTSIDEIGMWRPGEAQSLAS, via the coding sequence ATGGATATTCGCGCCGCCCAGTCATCTGACCTTCCCCGAGTAGCCGAGCTGCTCGGCCAAGTGTTCGCCGCGGATCCAGTCCTACTCGAATACGTCGGCTACCCCACTGATCCCGAGCGGGTCCTGACCGAGCTGTTCGCCCTCCAGCTGGACACCTTTTACCTGCCCACCGGCGAGGTGGACCTGGCCTGGTCGGGTGACGAGTTGCTCGGGGCCGCCCTCTGGGCCGCGCCGGGCACCTCGGAGAACATCACCCGACAGTTGCCGACACTGGCTCGTCTGCTGGGGCGCCACCTGCCGCGAGCCCTGCGCCTCCAGCGGTCCTGGAGTGAAGCCACCCCCCGTTTCCCGCACTGGTACCTCTACACCCTGGCGGTGAGTCCTCAAGCTCGCGGTCGCGGGGTGGGGACGGCGCTGCTCGATCACGGGATTGACCGGGCTGAGGAAATGCCGATTTATTTGGAGGCGACCAGCGAGCGGGCTGCCGCCCTCTATACCCGGCTCGGTTTCGTCCGCCTGGGTACCGTTCCGGCCCCCACCTCGATCGACGAGATCGGCATGTGGCGACCCGGCGAAGCCCAGTCACTCGCCAGCTAG
- a CDS encoding ABC transporter substrate-binding protein, with protein sequence MKLKRAWLAVPAVLALSLGACSSGGGDKDQSGTDEKDNAVSSEGTSGGVVTANGTEPQNPLIPADTNEVGGGRIVDLLFAGLLYYDKDGQVHNDMAESIETEDSQTYTVTLKEGQTFSDGSPVTASSFVDAWKKAAAEDALNINFFEPIEGADDYGAGDLTGLKVIDDTQFTITLKRQEADFPLRLGYSAFYPLPQSTLDDKEAGGENPIGNGPYMLAGDGAWVHNEKIDLVPNPSYQGDRKAKNAGVTFVFYTEATAAYNDLLGDSLDVLDQIPDDAITVFQDDLGDRAINQPAAVVQTFTIPERLANFDGEEGNLRRQAISHAIDRAEITKTIFNDTRTPAQDFTSPVVTGYAEGLPGSEVLKFDPEKAKELWAQAEEIAPFEGTFEIAYNGDGPHEAWVTAVTNQLTNNLGIDAQPKAFPDFKSFRDAITNREITTAFRTGWQADYPSAFNFLSPLYFTGAGSNDGDYSNPAFDAALTEAAAATSVDESNKKLDEAQTILFEDLPAIPLWYQNGFGGYSTHVQNVEFGWNSVPLYYEITKD encoded by the coding sequence ATGAAATTGAAGCGCGCATGGCTGGCTGTGCCGGCCGTTCTCGCCCTGTCGCTGGGCGCCTGCTCCAGCGGTGGCGGCGACAAGGACCAGTCCGGCACCGACGAGAAGGACAATGCCGTCAGCTCGGAGGGCACGTCGGGCGGTGTTGTCACCGCTAACGGCACCGAGCCGCAGAACCCGCTCATCCCCGCCGACACCAACGAGGTAGGCGGCGGTCGGATCGTCGACCTGCTCTTCGCCGGGCTGCTGTACTACGACAAGGACGGCCAGGTCCACAACGACATGGCTGAGTCCATCGAGACCGAGGACTCCCAGACCTACACCGTGACCCTGAAGGAAGGCCAGACCTTCTCCGACGGTTCCCCGGTGACCGCCTCCTCCTTCGTGGATGCGTGGAAGAAGGCTGCCGCCGAGGATGCCCTGAACATCAACTTCTTTGAGCCCATTGAGGGCGCCGACGACTACGGTGCCGGCGATCTGACCGGCCTGAAGGTCATCGACGACACCCAGTTCACCATCACGCTGAAGCGCCAGGAAGCCGACTTCCCGCTGCGCTTGGGCTACTCCGCCTTCTACCCGCTTCCCCAGTCCACCCTGGACGACAAGGAGGCCGGCGGCGAGAACCCAATCGGCAACGGTCCCTACATGCTGGCCGGTGACGGAGCCTGGGTTCACAACGAAAAGATTGATCTGGTTCCGAACCCCTCATACCAGGGTGACCGCAAGGCCAAGAACGCCGGCGTGACCTTCGTCTTCTACACCGAAGCCACCGCTGCTTACAACGATCTGCTGGGTGACTCGCTGGACGTGCTGGACCAGATTCCGGACGACGCCATCACCGTCTTCCAGGACGACCTGGGCGACCGCGCCATCAACCAGCCGGCCGCTGTGGTTCAGACCTTCACCATCCCGGAGCGCCTCGCGAACTTCGACGGTGAAGAGGGCAACCTGCGTCGTCAGGCCATCTCGCACGCGATTGACCGCGCCGAGATCACCAAGACCATCTTCAACGACACCCGCACCCCGGCTCAGGACTTCACCTCTCCCGTGGTCACCGGCTACGCCGAGGGCCTGCCCGGCTCCGAGGTGCTGAAGTTCGACCCGGAGAAGGCCAAGGAACTGTGGGCACAGGCCGAAGAGATCGCTCCCTTCGAGGGCACCTTCGAAATTGCGTACAACGGTGACGGCCCCCACGAGGCTTGGGTGACCGCGGTGACCAACCAGCTCACCAACAACCTGGGCATCGATGCGCAGCCCAAGGCGTTCCCGGACTTCAAGTCCTTCCGTGATGCCATCACCAACCGGGAAATCACCACTGCCTTCCGGACCGGCTGGCAGGCCGACTACCCGTCGGCGTTCAACTTCCTGTCCCCGCTGTACTTCACCGGGGCCGGCTCGAACGACGGTGACTACTCCAACCCCGCTTTTGATGCGGCTCTGACCGAGGCGGCTGCCGCCACTTCGGTTGACGAGTCCAACAAGAAGCTGGACGAGGCACAGACGATCCTGTTCGAGGATCTTCCCGCCATTCCTCTTTGGTACCAGAACGGCTTCGGCGGCTACTCCACGCACGTGCAGAACGTGGAGTTCGGCTGGAACTCCGTGCCGCTCTACTACGAGATCACCAAAGACTAG
- a CDS encoding ABC transporter permease gives MARYLGRRLLQTIPVFFGATFLIFAMVYLMPGDPVAALGGDKGLDPVVQERIRAEYNLDKPFWMQYLLYLKGVFTFDFGKTFSGRPVSEVMAHAFPITVKLALMAIAWEAIFGIILGVIAGLRKGKPVDSTILVLSMLLISVPTFVMGFLLQFFVGVRWKLLPITASSTTDFKSLLMPSIVLAAVSLAYVIRLTRQSISETTSADFVRTARAKGLSGGSVMNRHILRNSLIPVVTFIGADLGALMGGAIVTEGIFNVKGIGGMLWEGIKKGEPSTVVSITTALVLVYIVANLLVDLLYAVLDPRIRYE, from the coding sequence ATGGCTCGATACCTAGGGCGCCGACTACTGCAGACCATCCCAGTGTTTTTCGGCGCGACATTTCTGATTTTTGCGATGGTCTACCTCATGCCCGGAGATCCGGTTGCGGCTCTGGGTGGCGACAAGGGGCTCGACCCCGTTGTCCAGGAGAGAATCCGGGCCGAATACAACCTGGACAAGCCGTTCTGGATGCAGTACCTGCTCTACCTCAAAGGGGTCTTCACCTTTGACTTCGGAAAGACTTTTTCCGGTCGACCCGTCTCTGAGGTGATGGCACACGCCTTCCCGATCACCGTCAAGCTCGCGCTGATGGCGATTGCCTGGGAGGCGATTTTTGGCATTATCCTCGGGGTCATTGCCGGCCTGCGCAAGGGCAAGCCCGTCGACTCGACCATTCTGGTCCTGTCCATGCTGCTGATCTCGGTCCCCACCTTCGTGATGGGCTTCCTGCTCCAGTTCTTCGTCGGGGTGAGGTGGAAACTACTGCCAATTACGGCCAGTTCCACTACGGACTTCAAGTCCCTCCTGATGCCATCCATAGTGTTGGCAGCCGTCTCGCTGGCGTACGTGATCCGGTTGACCCGACAGTCTATCTCTGAGACCACCAGCGCCGACTTTGTTCGCACCGCCCGCGCCAAGGGCCTGTCTGGCGGGTCGGTGATGAACCGGCACATTCTGCGCAACTCCCTGATCCCGGTGGTCACGTTCATCGGAGCGGACCTGGGGGCACTGATGGGTGGAGCCATCGTCACCGAAGGCATCTTTAACGTCAAGGGCATCGGCGGCATGCTATGGGAGGGGATCAAGAAGGGCGAACCCAGTACCGTGGTTTCAATTACCACCGCCCTGGTCCTGGTCTACATCGTCGCCAACCTGCTGGTGGACCTGCTTTACGCGGTCCTGGACCCGAGGATCCGTTATGAGTGA
- a CDS encoding ABC transporter permease encodes MSEHLIPSKNIKRTRHGQDRYVSDVDETGLGAVDAVKDESAPSSMWGEAWKNLRRRPLFWIAAFIITLVLITALFPSLFSSQNPRFCELTNSLAPAGPGHPFGFDKQGCDIYSRVIYGARASVTVGLFTTLCVVIIGTVLGTLAGYFGGWVDTLNSRFTDIIFAVPLLLAAIVIMQLFAAKRNVWMVVMVLAIFGWPQIARITRGAVMAAKNEEYVTSARALGASTWRIITSHILPNAAAPIIVYATVAFGTFIVAEATLSFLGLGLPADVVSWGGDISRAQVSLRVQPMVLFYPALALALTVLSFIMMGDVVRDALDPKARKR; translated from the coding sequence ATGAGTGAGCACCTAATTCCATCGAAGAACATCAAGCGCACCCGCCACGGCCAGGATCGCTACGTCTCAGACGTGGACGAGACCGGCCTGGGCGCAGTAGACGCGGTCAAGGACGAGTCGGCACCCTCCTCCATGTGGGGTGAAGCCTGGAAGAACCTGCGCCGCCGGCCCCTGTTCTGGATTGCGGCCTTCATCATCACACTCGTGCTGATTACCGCGCTGTTCCCCAGCCTGTTCTCCAGTCAGAACCCCCGCTTTTGCGAGCTGACCAACTCGTTGGCTCCCGCGGGACCCGGACACCCGTTCGGCTTTGACAAGCAGGGGTGCGACATTTACTCCCGCGTCATTTACGGCGCCCGCGCCTCGGTGACGGTGGGTCTGTTCACCACCCTCTGCGTGGTGATTATCGGCACCGTGCTGGGAACCCTGGCCGGCTACTTCGGCGGCTGGGTGGACACGCTGAACTCGCGTTTCACCGACATCATTTTCGCCGTCCCGCTGCTGCTGGCCGCGATCGTGATCATGCAGCTGTTCGCCGCCAAGCGCAACGTCTGGATGGTGGTGATGGTCCTGGCCATCTTCGGCTGGCCCCAGATTGCCCGCATTACTCGCGGCGCGGTGATGGCGGCCAAGAATGAGGAGTACGTGACGTCGGCGCGGGCACTCGGTGCCTCCACCTGGCGAATCATCACCTCCCACATTCTGCCCAACGCGGCCGCGCCGATTATCGTCTACGCGACCGTGGCGTTCGGTACCTTCATCGTGGCCGAGGCGACCCTGTCCTTCCTGGGGTTGGGCTTGCCCGCCGACGTGGTCTCCTGGGGTGGGGATATCTCCCGCGCTCAGGTGTCCCTCCGCGTGCAACCGATGGTGCTGTTCTACCCAGCGTTGGCTCTGGCCCTCACCGTCCTCAGCTTCATCATGATGGGGGACGTGGTCCGTGACGCTCTTGACCCGAAGGCTCGTAAGCGATGA
- a CDS encoding ABC transporter ATP-binding protein encodes MTDKTFFPGDEPLQEYEDWKDQPDPLTEQSDRLAEAEIKTETPSIPTEVHPEDANPLLRITDLDVAFQSSTGMVPAVRGANLTVYPGQTVAIVGESGSGKSTTAAAVIGLLPGTGKVTGGTIEFDGRDITNLSKHEWVELRGSGIGMVPQDPMTNLNPVWRVGTQVKEALRANNVVPKSEVGQRVAEVLEEAGLPDAERRAKQFPHEFSGGMRQRVLIAIGMAANPKLLIADEPTSALDVTVQRRILDHLASMAAEKGTAVLFITHDLGLAAERAEQLVVMHRGRVVESGPALDILQHPQHPYTKRLVAAAPSLASKRIETAHAQGIEVTEEELIGSGAGATSTEAIVSVRNLVKEFDVRGAKGEARILRAVDDVTFDVRRGTTLALVGESGSGKSTVANMVLSLLTPTSGQVFFNGEDLSTYSKQQLFAMRRKLQVVFQNPYGSLDPTYSIFRIVEEPLRIHGVGTRKERIDRVTDLLDRVSLPRSVMRRYPNELSGGQRQRVAIARALALDPEVVVLDEAVSALDVLVQDQILKLLNELQSDLGLTYLFITHDLAVVRLLADDVVVMENGKIVERASADDLFDNPREKYTQELIEAVPGRQIQLAL; translated from the coding sequence ATGACTGACAAGACATTTTTCCCCGGCGATGAGCCGCTGCAGGAGTACGAGGACTGGAAAGACCAACCCGATCCTCTGACCGAGCAGTCCGACCGCCTCGCCGAAGCCGAAATCAAAACCGAGACCCCCTCCATCCCGACAGAGGTCCACCCCGAGGACGCCAATCCGCTGCTGCGGATCACCGACCTGGACGTGGCCTTCCAGTCCTCGACCGGGATGGTGCCGGCCGTGCGCGGCGCGAACCTGACCGTTTATCCCGGTCAGACGGTCGCCATCGTCGGTGAGTCCGGCTCGGGCAAGTCCACCACCGCGGCTGCGGTGATTGGGCTGCTACCCGGCACCGGCAAGGTCACCGGCGGCACCATCGAGTTTGACGGGCGCGATATCACCAACCTGTCCAAGCACGAATGGGTGGAGCTGCGCGGTTCGGGCATCGGAATGGTGCCACAGGACCCGATGACCAACCTGAACCCCGTTTGGCGGGTCGGGACCCAGGTGAAGGAAGCCCTGCGGGCCAACAACGTGGTCCCCAAGTCCGAGGTCGGACAGCGCGTGGCCGAAGTATTGGAGGAAGCCGGTCTGCCCGACGCGGAACGTCGCGCCAAGCAGTTCCCGCACGAGTTCTCGGGCGGGATGCGCCAGCGGGTGCTGATCGCCATCGGGATGGCTGCCAATCCCAAGCTGCTGATTGCCGACGAGCCCACCTCCGCCCTGGACGTGACCGTTCAGCGCCGGATTCTGGATCACCTGGCCTCAATGGCGGCCGAGAAGGGCACCGCGGTGCTTTTCATTACGCACGACCTGGGGCTGGCCGCCGAGCGCGCCGAACAGCTGGTGGTCATGCACCGCGGACGCGTGGTCGAATCCGGGCCCGCTCTGGATATCCTGCAGCACCCGCAGCACCCGTATACGAAACGGCTCGTGGCCGCGGCCCCCTCCCTGGCGTCCAAGCGGATTGAGACCGCTCACGCCCAGGGGATCGAGGTGACCGAGGAAGAGCTGATCGGATCAGGGGCTGGTGCCACCTCGACCGAGGCAATCGTCAGCGTGCGGAACCTGGTGAAAGAGTTCGACGTGCGCGGGGCCAAGGGAGAAGCCCGGATCCTGCGGGCGGTCGACGACGTCACTTTCGACGTCCGGCGCGGCACCACGTTGGCGCTGGTGGGCGAGTCCGGTTCAGGCAAATCCACCGTGGCCAACATGGTCCTGAGTCTGCTCACCCCGACCTCCGGTCAGGTGTTCTTCAACGGGGAGGACCTCTCCACCTACTCCAAACAGCAGCTGTTCGCCATGCGGCGGAAGCTCCAGGTGGTGTTCCAGAACCCGTACGGCTCGCTGGATCCGACCTACTCGATCTTCCGGATCGTGGAGGAGCCGCTCCGCATTCACGGGGTCGGCACGCGGAAGGAACGGATCGACCGGGTCACCGACCTGCTGGACCGGGTCTCCCTGCCTCGCTCGGTAATGCGTCGCTACCCGAACGAGCTCTCCGGCGGTCAGCGTCAGCGGGTGGCAATTGCCCGCGCCTTGGCACTGGACCCGGAAGTGGTCGTGCTGGACGAGGCGGTCTCCGCCCTGGACGTGCTGGTTCAGGATCAGATCCTCAAGCTCCTGAACGAGCTCCAGTCGGATCTGGGCCTGACCTACCTGTTCATCACCCACGACCTGGCGGTGGTTCGCCTCCTGGCCGACGACGTGGTGGTGATGGAGAACGGCAAGATTGTTGAGCGGGCCAGTGCCGACGACCTGTTCGACAACCCGCGTGAGAAATACACGCAGGAGCTGATCGAGGCGGTCCCCGGCCGTCAGATCCAGCTGGCTCTCTAA
- a CDS encoding excinuclease ABC subunit UvrA, with protein MTNSHDVLRVRGARENNLQNVDVELPKRRLTAFTGVSGSGKTSLVFDTIAAESQRLINETYPGFVQSFMPQLPRPDVDVLEGLTPAISVDQQALGTDPRSTVGTATDAGTLLRILFSRLAEPHIGPPQAFSFNVASISGAGAVTTSKHGRTIKERRSFSVVGGMCPRCEGRGTVTDFNLAALIDPTKTLNEGAILVPGYSMDGWWGRIFGDRFDLDTPLGDFSQKKLDQLLYQEPIRIKVEGVNLTFEGLIPRIRKSMLSKDPEAMQPHIRAFVERAVVFAPCPECEGTRLTELARSAKIGGLSIADVSSMPISEAARWVAGLSEPTVAPLLAALRELLESFVEIGLGYLSLDRTAATLSGGEAQRTKMVRHLNSALTDVTYIFDEPTAGLHPHDTHRLRSLLLRLRDKGNTVLVVEHDPEMIEAADFVVDLGPGAGQAGGNVTFTGTVAELRRSDTVTGRHLSDRGHLKEQVRTPTGQLELRGANLHNLRGVDVDLPLGVLTAITGVAGSGKSSLVEEQLAGRDGVTIIDQSALRVSRRSSPATYTSLLDPVRSAFAKANGVKPALFSANSEGGCPQCKGAGVVTTDLGMMASVTSPCELCEGKRYREEVLDYQLGGKNIVEVLDLTAAEAVDYFAEVVPKAVPVTKRLVQVGLGYLTLGQPLSTLSGGERQRLKLAVQLGQSGDIYVLDEPTSGLHLADVAQLLTLLDQLVEDGNTVVVVEHHRGVIAHADWVIDLGPGAGKDGGLVVFTGPPAQMVAEADTLTGQHLAEYVAF; from the coding sequence ATGACTAATTCCCACGATGTCCTCCGCGTCCGCGGCGCCCGCGAAAACAACCTGCAGAACGTGGATGTGGAGCTGCCCAAACGGCGACTAACCGCCTTTACTGGAGTGTCGGGCTCAGGAAAGACCTCGCTGGTTTTTGACACGATTGCAGCCGAATCACAACGCCTGATCAATGAGACCTACCCGGGGTTTGTCCAAAGCTTTATGCCCCAGTTGCCGCGCCCGGACGTGGACGTGCTCGAGGGACTCACCCCCGCCATCAGTGTGGACCAGCAGGCGCTGGGGACGGACCCGCGGTCGACGGTCGGAACGGCCACCGACGCGGGCACGCTGCTGCGGATCCTCTTTTCCCGTTTGGCCGAGCCGCACATTGGTCCCCCGCAGGCATTCTCTTTCAACGTGGCCAGCATCAGTGGGGCCGGAGCCGTGACCACCTCGAAGCACGGCCGCACCATCAAGGAACGTCGCTCTTTCAGCGTTGTCGGCGGGATGTGTCCCCGGTGTGAGGGACGCGGAACGGTGACGGATTTCAACCTGGCCGCCCTGATCGACCCGACGAAGACTCTGAACGAGGGCGCGATCCTGGTCCCCGGATACTCAATGGACGGCTGGTGGGGGCGCATCTTTGGGGACCGCTTCGACCTGGACACGCCGCTGGGCGACTTTTCCCAGAAGAAGCTGGACCAACTCCTCTATCAGGAGCCGATCCGAATCAAAGTGGAAGGGGTGAACCTGACCTTTGAAGGCCTGATTCCCCGGATCCGCAAATCCATGTTGAGCAAGGACCCGGAAGCCATGCAGCCCCACATTCGGGCGTTTGTCGAGCGGGCGGTCGTGTTTGCACCCTGCCCGGAGTGCGAGGGGACCCGGCTGACCGAGCTGGCACGCTCGGCGAAAATCGGGGGCCTGAGCATTGCCGATGTCAGCTCGATGCCGATTTCTGAGGCGGCCCGCTGGGTGGCGGGGCTGTCCGAGCCGACGGTCGCCCCCCTGCTGGCGGCCCTGCGGGAGCTGCTGGAGTCTTTCGTCGAGATTGGCCTGGGCTACCTGAGCTTGGACCGGACCGCCGCCACCCTGTCGGGCGGGGAAGCCCAGCGGACCAAGATGGTCCGCCACCTGAACTCTGCCCTCACCGACGTCACCTACATTTTTGACGAGCCGACCGCGGGCCTGCACCCCCATGACACCCATCGGCTGCGCTCCCTGCTGCTGCGCCTGCGCGACAAGGGGAACACGGTGCTGGTGGTCGAGCACGACCCGGAGATGATCGAGGCGGCCGACTTTGTCGTCGACCTGGGGCCGGGGGCGGGCCAGGCCGGGGGCAACGTCACCTTCACCGGGACCGTGGCAGAGCTGCGCCGGAGCGACACGGTCACGGGCCGGCACCTGAGCGACCGGGGACACCTGAAAGAGCAGGTTCGAACCCCGACCGGTCAGCTGGAACTGCGCGGGGCTAACCTGCACAACCTGCGCGGGGTGGACGTGGACCTGCCCCTCGGGGTCCTGACCGCCATTACCGGGGTGGCCGGCTCGGGCAAAAGCTCGCTGGTGGAGGAACAGTTGGCCGGGCGCGATGGGGTGACGATTATCGACCAGAGTGCGCTGCGGGTGTCCCGCCGCTCCTCACCCGCCACCTACACCTCGCTGCTGGACCCGGTTCGTTCGGCCTTCGCCAAAGCGAACGGGGTCAAACCGGCCCTGTTTAGCGCCAACTCTGAAGGCGGGTGCCCCCAGTGCAAGGGAGCGGGCGTCGTCACCACGGATCTGGGGATGATGGCTTCGGTGACCAGCCCCTGCGAACTGTGCGAGGGCAAGCGCTACCGGGAAGAGGTGCTGGACTACCAGCTCGGGGGCAAAAACATTGTCGAGGTGCTGGATCTGACGGCGGCCGAGGCGGTGGACTATTTTGCCGAGGTGGTGCCCAAAGCCGTTCCGGTCACCAAGCGCCTGGTTCAGGTGGGGCTTGGCTACCTGACGCTGGGCCAACCACTGTCCACCCTCTCCGGCGGTGAGCGCCAGCGCCTGAAGTTGGCGGTACAGCTGGGGCAGAGTGGGGACATCTACGTGCTGGATGAACCGACTTCGGGTCTGCACCTGGCCGACGTGGCGCAGCTGCTGACGCTGCTGGATCAGCTGGTCGAGGACGGGAACACAGTGGTGGTGGTCGAGCATCACCGCGGGGTGATTGCCCACGCGGACTGGGTGATCGACCTGGGTCCGGGCGCGGGGAAGGATGGCGGTCTGGTGGTGTTCACCGGCCCACCCGCTCAGATGGTGGCGGAGGCGGACACGCTCACCGGCCAGCACCTGGCCGAATACGTGGCTTTCTGA